Genomic segment of Dromaius novaehollandiae isolate bDroNov1 chromosome 6, bDroNov1.hap1, whole genome shotgun sequence:
ATCTTTCTGTCCCAAAATACCCCCCACACTCACTTCTCTCTGTTAAAAATGACGAAATCTTGCTGGATAGCTTCAAGGCATTCTTGCAGATAGTCATTTTcctgttgaggaaaaaaaaaaatgtgcataagAAGTGAAGTCCTATTTGCATGTCGTTGCTTCCCTGCAGCATCCCAGCGCTTAAATCTGCATGCGCAGACTGTGCTCAGCCACCAGCGACTTCAGCCTAAACAGACGAGGAAAATAGCACAGCTTGATTGCTCTCACGTCGTTTATTGGTGGTTTGTTTCATTTGCGGCGTGCACAGCTTTCCATCTCACACAAACAACATATTTAGCTGTAGAGTCTGTTTGCATAAGCACTATCTGCAAGCCTGCACACTTAAATTCTTGAAGGGATAATGCACAAACCTGCCAGCCTGTCCCGTGGGTGGGACTGACCGCTGCTCTGCGGCTCTTCGCGTGCCAGCCCTCGCGAGAAAACGCCGACGTGCAAGCAGTTTGTGTCTTCcgacttttccctttcttttattttctgtatcaCATCCACCTACACGTGGAGACCTCACAAAGTCAGACACCGTGCCTGCACCGTGCCTGCACAGCTGGCAGAGGTTCCCCGCTCCCGCACTCCTGTACATGCAGATTTTCTCACCGCTTTCCTCCCGACCTGCCAAACAGCTGCTCTTGCCTTAGTGCCGTGCCCCTCCTCGATGCAGACATCGCCTATACGCAGTCGCCCACGCTCGTACGCTTTCCACAGCTCCTTCTGCACCTCTGTGGAGCCCCTTCTCCACCCAAGGAGCCCCTTCTGCACCTCCGTGGAGCTCCTTCTGCACCTCCGTGGAGCTCCTTCTCCACCCAAGGAGCTCCTTCTCCACCCAAGGAGCCCCTTCTGCACCTCCGTGGAGCCCCTTCTGCACCTCCTTCTGCACCCAAGGAGCTCCTTCTCCACCCGCGGAGCTCCTTCTGCACCTCCTTCTGCACCCAAGGAGCTCCTTCTCCACCCGCGgagctccttctccacctccttcTGCACCCAAGGAGCTCCTTCTGCACCCAAGGAGCTCCTTCTCCACCCGCGGAGCTCCTTCTCCACCCAAGGAGCTCCTTCTCCATCCAAGgagctccttctccacctccgcgGAGCTCCTTCTCCACCCGAGGAGCTCCTTCTGCACCTCCGTGGAGCTCCTTCTCCACCCGAGGAGCTCCTTCTGCACCTCCGTGGAGCTCCTTCTGCACCAGCCACCCTGTCCGACCCCGGACTCCTGCCCCTCTCGGGTGCAGGGCAACACGTCCACCCCTCAAAAGCCCCGAGAACTGCACAAAATGGATGGCTAAAAAATACCTAGTCGTGCTGGAAATCATGCTGTACGTCTTGGCATACAAAGTGCCTTTAACCATCTTGGCAGCAAAACCCCTGAGAGTTATGTTCAAGTTTGCTTATTCTGACTTTTTCCCCGGCTTCCCGATTCAGGCTCCAGCCTTTTACAGTAAGTCTCATCGATTGCAGCATTAGCTACCGCCGAAGACAGAAGTGATCCATCGCCGCTCATCGCGGCAGACAGCAAGCCAGCAAAGCCTAGCAGATAAttcctgctgcttcccagctaAGGCACAGTCTCATTCTCACTGGAGGGGGGAAAATCTCGTTCCCTTATTTTGGGGCTTGCATAGCTAAGCGAGGCAGGGAGTACCGAAGCGGGTGTTTAGGCATAGCAAATATTCCCTCCCGTAGGCCTACCCTGAACATCAGTTTTGTCTGCAAATACCCCTCACGAAATACCGAGTTTTCTCCAAGAGTAAATACCTGCCCTGCCTCATAACGAGACGGTTTTATTCCAGGGACGTGTGTGTTCTGCAAAACTGAGATTACTGCATCCGTCCTCCTCGTGACATAAAAGCGCCAGATTTCCACAGCAAAGACAAATGCATCCTACCTCCAGCCCCATTTCCCAAATAACGGGTTCTCTCCAGAAAGTACCTGCGTCTTCACTCCCTTCAAGCCCAAATATTAATTTCCTCAGTCAACACACAGAGAATTCAGAGTCCATCTCAAACTAATCTGAGAGTCCTACAGAACTGAACAGGCTTATACAGATGTGAAACTaaggtgacaggaaaaaaaaaaaggaaataaaaaaaaaaaggactcaaCTCCCCCAAAATGAGGACTGACTGATGGGATGTTTCTGCGTGGCCATCATCCAGCGCTTGGAGAAGGTACTACGACACAACCCCATCCCCAGCTACCAGAGAAACGGGCTAGTCCTCCCAGGAACATCGTCACCGTTTGggctatttatgtatttattcaaGCTTTTCTCTTGACCAGTGTGTGCCtggatctctctttctctcctttcatgTCACAAAGCATAGCTTAGTGTGAAAGAGATTTACCAAACTTATGTAAGACGAACATTTGGTTGTCAGGATGATCCCATTTggcaaatgttttcattaaaacaaatctgCACGGGAAGTCATCGCCACAGCAACCACCCACCCCCAAGCTCAGCACCTCCGCTCTTCCTTGCACTGGGTGTTTCTGCAGAACGCACTTACGGATTGGGAACTGTCTTTGCTGTTATCCCTCGACTTGTTCTTCGCAAGCCTCTTCTTCTTTTTATGCAGGGGTCTTGACTCCAGGATCATCTCCTCCAGCTCAAAGGTAGGGTCGCAGTGCAGGCGGCCTTTCTGTTGGGGAACAAAGACATCACGGGTGGATTTTGGCCATGTAAGAGATTCTCTCTTTCAACAACACATTCAGAAATTACTCCCAAGTCGGGAAGCCGCTGCTGAAGGTAAGTTAATCTTACGCAGCAAACCGAGGCGCTCCTTTACTCACATTCGGGACAAAGCCCGGCTCCACCTTCTTCTCGCAGACATCGCTCCAGATCACGCCTGATAAGTAAGCCGAAGCTTGGACGTCAGCGAGGCAGGAGAAACGATGCTCGGGGTTCACCGTCAGCAGCTGAAACGACAAGCGATCCCGCAAGGCTTGAGCGAGAAAGCGAACAGAGGATCATTCCCACTGTTAAACACACTCACATCGTTCAGCAATACAGCAGAGATGCACTCGTGGGAAACACGTAAGCACCCCATAAAAAGAATGAGGAAATGTCCTGAAGGTTGACGAGCCCAACGCTTGGAAATTGGGGACGGTGCGAACTCCGACGAGCATCACTTCGCCTCCTCCTGCGCCTACTTGGGATGCACAGTCTTCCACGGCGTAGCCACACACGGTCGGTCTGTCCTTCGGCCCCTCCTCATTCAAGGATAAACACGGGGGCAGACATTGCATATTGTAGTGTTGCCTCGCTGTGGACCCTGCTCTTTTGTAAAACCATTACTTTCCTCAGAGGCTCATCATTTCAGTATCAAGCTTCACAAGTCctgttttcaaaacactgctgtgaaatggGAGGATGTTACTCCGTTcagcacacacagaaaaataactcAGACTGATCTCTCAGCTTGGCTGCTCAACTGAGACACCGACTGGACGGCAGACCTGATCTTTCAAAGATTTCGGCACTGTGCACCACGTTATATGTTCAAAGCACGGCTGCCACTGATTTTAACTACTGCTTTTAGGACTGTTTTAGGTATCTCTAAGAAGGAATTCACACACGGCTTCCAGAAAATTGTGCGATTAGCATGCAACTGTGAAAAACTGAAGCTTGATTGATATCAATTTTGCAGCATGTTTACAGACCCCTCCTGCGTTTTCCTTGCTCCCAGCGCACGATGCTGCTGGCTCGTGAGCCACCGCGGCCCTGGCGCTGCTTCCAGAAGTGCCGCTCTCCCACCGGTCGCTCCCCGTCCCACGTTTGTGCGGCTGGCTATAAAGTCTTGAACTTGTGGGTATGGAGCTGCATCCCGCCGTTTCTGCAAGACTGTTTCTTGCAGTTTTTCAAGAACACCTAGAATTTTAAtccagcctccccagctcccttctgGGCATTTGCAAATTTAATGAGTAGCATCTTTGGGCTGATGGGCGACGCAGAGCAACAGCCCTACAGAACGCCCACCTAGGACGGCCTCTTTCCCTTAAAAAAACGACAGTTTAGTCCTAAGCAGGGTAATTACGGATGGTTATAGCCTTTCTGCAGAAAATCAAATCAGCCTTCAGTATTTCTCCAACGCCCacggtgaccatcctagaagaacGCAACGTGCATCCACTGCCCCAGTTTGGTGAACGTATTCAGAGTCTAATGAAAATCCAACCTGTGGAAGTCTGTGAGCTAAAGCAAGCCAATGTGTGGTGGCATCCTGCTCACAGAAATCAAAACGCAATACTCCTGACAGCAGCGCAGTGAAGCAAAACCACCCTGATATCAACGCCTCACCATGGCAATACTAATTACTTGATAATCTGTTGGGAGTAAGAAATGTTCCTTCGCGCTTTTTGCTTTGCTGGGCAACAGACCCACTGTCGGCTGTGGCATGCAGCAGTCTTTCACGAGTAACAGCATCGCTCCCCTTTTGATGCTTTTCCAGTTTGTGCTACGTAAAAACAGGTCTCATCCCCTTCTGGTGCATTACAGAGTCTAAACACGCTacacaaagacagcaaaaattgCCACTATCCAGTCCCCAAAACCTCCGTACGACCCCCTGTAAAGCGCTCTTGAGATATGTTCAGCTCCAGGTAAAATTATCTCTATTAGCAACTACTGTCTGGACGAACTTTTAaggtatttttttccctgcataaAGTTATCTTCACCTTTAAAGGTGTATTataaacatacatacacatgtacatacaATTGGGCAATCCTCAGCAGGGAAGACTGCACCGTGGCACCCCAGAAGGAGAAATCCCCGTGATTCTGGAGACCAGGAAGGGTCTTCCCAGCCTCGGGTGGTTACGGATGTGTCTCTGACTGACACTTGATTTCCAGACGGTCCTTCCAGCAGCCCGTATTCCCCGCTCAACCCTGCAGAGGGCATCGCCATCTCGCTGAATACTTCTCATCGCAGTAATAACCAACAACGCTGCTGCTCATTAACATGAAACCTAATGATGTGAATTGTCCACCCGACATTAACTTATACTGTAGTCACTTATTTGCTGTCAGCACCATGCATAGCTTTTTATAGCATATTGATCAGCTACTTTCCCGAGTTTTCAAGCAAGCAAAAGCTAACCTGCTCCTACAGCAAGTCAAGAACTTTCTACCTGTAACAATAAAATTAAAGCAACAGACTGCCCCATATAGGCATACATATATAtcacataaatatacatataaaaatacacacaaacatatatatctCACAGACATTTCTAATAACTAAATACACCTGAATCAGGTTCTTCAGTCTTGCAGAAGCGAAGAGGAGGCAGTTAAGGCAGCAGGGTCAGCAGACACTGACATACCTCACACTGCTATTTCAGTTATCACTGTTGCCTTTTAAAGTTGTGGAGATCATACGCTTAGATGTTAACTGGACACAATTCTAGGCTACGTAAGAATTTGACTGTTACACCCAAATCAGCCTTTTTCTTTGATTGCTACCAAACATAGTGCATTTTATGACAGAGATAAGCCATCGAGCAAAACACAAGTTGCACAGACTAATTTGTGCTTAAGGCTGAATGAAGGCGTAAAGAATAAGTCCTATTTCaatgtttctgtatttattattaataCCATGAAAAGTGTCTCATTAGTCCTGCAAGCACTGTGGCTTAGGCACAATTTAAGCCATGCCCAAAAGGCTATTTACCTTTCTTAGCAGAGCGACCATTTCCTTCGACCACGCAGACGAGTACTGGACGCTCACAGTACTGAAGAGCTGAACTAAGGACTCTACCGGGTTATTGGAGTGGATATCATACGGCCTCTGggaaaacacagaaataggaaaagagaTTTAGTTTTCTCTCCGAAGTTCACTAAGAAAGGACGGTTGTAGAAAATCGGCCAGCACAAGACACCTCACCCATCCTCGAAGAAGTTCGTAGGCCATAATTCCCAAGGACCACCAATCGACCTCAAAGGAGTAACCCGTCCCTCCGTTCATAAACGAATGGAAAATCTCTGGGGCTAAACggaaagaacaaaaatacagtGATTTATTCACAGACTgctgtttcttcctctttcaatCGCCTAAGTCACTGTGTGAATGTTATCATTATTTCATTATATATCATTATACCGGAGCGCCTCGGGAGCCCTCACCCTGCCTGAAGGGCAGGAGAAACCCGGCAGCTGCCCGGGGAAGGACCAAGCCCCAGTTCAACACGGCCAGCGAGGAGACAGGGAGAGGAAGGCAGGCAAACACGACACGATCACGAGTGATCTTCGGAGAGCAATTCATTCACTTCGAGAGTTTCATTTTTAGAATAATTCGGTTCTGCTGAATGACTTGGTGCATGCATTAACGTGTGACATTAATCCCGTTCCTCGTGACAGACAGGGATCGTAAGCTGGCACGCAGGCAGCGTTCTCTGAACGTAAAGCAGAAACGTAACGAGCAGCTGTGATTTCTTACCCATGTATGGCTTGGTTCCAGCCAATGCAGTTGCTCTTTCACCATCCCTAATTATTGTTGCAATATTAAAATCTGTTAAATGTGCATGACCTTAAATAAAGACAGATTTCAAGAAGGAATTAATAGCAGAACAAACAGTTGCAATGCAGAGTTAGAATacaacatttttcaaaagcatttgctaTCAGACAGAGTAGCACAGGTGCAGGCAGCTCAGAACCGAGATCCCACTAAATAGCCCTAACAGACCCTAAAATTTTCGCCAGATCT
This window contains:
- the STK32C gene encoding serine/threonine-protein kinase 32C isoform X3, whose product is MSEDQVENIMLCCSSGKGNVNFDHFQILRAIGKGSFGKVCIVQKRDTEKMYAMKYMNKQQCIERDEVRNVFRELEILQEIEHVFLVNLWYSFQDEEDMFMVVDLLLGGDLRYHLQQNVQFTEEAVKLYICEMALALDYLRSQHIIHRDVKPDNILLDEQGHAHLTDFNIATIIRDGERATALAGTKPYMAPEIFHSFMNGGTGYSFEVDWWSLGIMAYELLRGWRPYDIHSNNPVESLVQLFSTVSVQYSSAWSKEMVALLRKLLTVNPEHRFSCLADVQASAYLSGVIWSDVCEKKVEPGFVPNKGRLHCDPTFELEEMILESRPLHKKKKRLAKNKSRDNSKDSSQSENDYLQECLEAIQQDFVIFNREKLKKSQEQTSESVSPPETTDEAETEAESENSNLNMCSSVCSSAGSS
- the STK32C gene encoding serine/threonine-protein kinase 32C isoform X4, with product MPAASPRLASRCSTGASGGRGWARAPPPPADPCSTSARTVCIVQKRDTEKMYAMKYMNKQQCIERDEVRNVFRELEILQEIEHVFLVNLWYSFQDEEDMFMVVDLLLGGDLRYHLQQNVQFTEEAVKLYICEMALALDYLRSQHIIHRDVKPDNILLDEQGHAHLTDFNIATIIRDGERATALAGTKPYMAPEIFHSFMNGGTGYSFEVDWWSLGIMAYELLRGWRPYDIHSNNPVESLVQLFSTVSVQYSSAWSKEMVALLRKLLTVNPEHRFSCLADVQASAYLSGVIWSDVCEKKVEPGFVPNKGRLHCDPTFELEEMILESRPLHKKKKRLAKNKSRDNSKDSSQSENDYLQECLEAIQQDFVIFNREKLKKSQEQTSESVSPPETTDEAETEAESENSNLNMCSSVCSSAGSS